GTTAGTAAGCATTCCACCTAAACTTAGTGTTTTTGGTTTTATAGGTTATTTAAAAGGAAAAAGTAGTTTAATGATTTTTGATAGACATGCAGAGCTAAAATATCGTGATGGAAACAGAAAATTTTGGTGTCGAGGTTATTATGTAGATACGGTTGGAAGAAATAAAAGGCAAATTGAAGAATACATAAGAAATCAAATTCAAGAAGATTATGTAGCAGATCAGCTTACATTATTTGAAGAATGTGATCCATTTACTGGAGAAAAAAATAAAAAGAAATAATAGCTAATCTTTTTAGGATTAGCGAGTAAACGTGGTGCACGAGGGGAAACCCTTCGGTAAGCCTTTTAGGCTTAGGCCGGGAAAAGAGGCTTTCAGCCGAAGAACAAACCTCCAGTTCACACTGGAGGTTTTGATTTGATAATAATGAATAAATTTTAGAGTTAATTTAAGCAAACTACTTTTCAAAGTATTAAAAATGAGTTACATTTGACTGGTCAACTATTGATTAATCACACATGAAAGGAGTAATAGATGAATTTAAGAAAATTTAGCAAACTATTATATCAACTTAAACTTGCCAATCAAGAAATGACTACTAAATTTGAAAAAGAAACAGGATTTAGTATTACACGTTATGAATTAATGTTGTTTCTGAAAGAGAATGGACAGTGTTCGCAAACAAATTTGCAAAATGAGTTGAAAATAGATAGTGCTGCGGTCACTAGACATTTAAAGATTTTAGAAGAAAAAAATTATGTTATACGTGAAAGAAACAAAAATAATAATCGAGAAGTTGTTGTTAGAATTACAGAGAAGGCAACAAAAGAACTGGAACATTGTGAAAGAGAATTTAGTCATCCAAATAAAACGATGATGTCGCCATTGAATGAGGAAGAAGAAAATACTCTACTAAATTTATTAACAAAATTAGTGAAATAAATATAGGAAATTAGATTGGCGAATGAAGGAGAGGACAGATGTTTGCGTATCAAATAAAGCAATACGGAAAGCAAGAATAACTTTTTTTGAATGAAATACAAAAACCTGTACTGTCTAAGAATAGTATAATAATCAAAGTTCATTCAGCAAGTTTGAATCCAGTTGATTACAGAATTCGCAATGGTGATGCAAAATTTGTTTTGCGTTATTCAATGCGCTTGACACTGGGGCATGATTTTTCAGGCGATATAGAAGCTGTGGATTCAAAAATTACACAATTTAGAGTAGGTGATTCTGTATACGGAAGAACACCGATGACAGGGGCTTTCCAAGAATACGTTGTTGTTGGTGAAAATGATATAGCAAAAGCATCAAAAAATCGTTCTTTTGTTGAATCGGAAAAATTGATTATTTCAATTCAAAAGATTTACCCTATTTCAGAGATTAATACTGCTATGAAAGAAATAAGCAGCGGACGTGTGAAAAGGAAAATTGTAGTTGATTTTACGAATAAAGAGAGAAATGAGTAGAATGAAGACTCATAAAAAGCGTAATAGCATAAATTGGTTTTTAAAAATTGTAAATATGAAATGGAAGAGGAAAGAATATGTCAAAAAATTTGGTAAACAATGATTTTTCAGAAATTATATTTGGAAGAAAGTCTGTTCGTGGATATGATGAAACAGTAAAAATATCTCATGAAGAAATGCTTGAAATGATTCAAGAAGCAACGACTGCACCATCATCAGTGAATATGCAAC
This genomic stretch from Vagococcus sp. CY52-2 harbors:
- the tnpA gene encoding IS200/IS605 family transposase, with protein sequence MKKDTQSLSHTTWKCKYHIVFAQKYRRQIIYGEYNKSVEIIEANACKDYIHMLVSIPPKLSVFGFIGYLKGKSSLMIFDRHAELKYRDGNRKFWCRGYYVDTVGRNKRQIEEYIRNQIQEDYVADQLTLFEECDPFTGEKNKKK
- a CDS encoding MarR family winged helix-turn-helix transcriptional regulator, which translates into the protein MNLRKFSKLLYQLKLANQEMTTKFEKETGFSITRYELMLFLKENGQCSQTNLQNELKIDSAAVTRHLKILEEKNYVIRERNKNNNREVVVRITEKATKELEHCEREFSHPNKTMMSPLNEEEENTLLNLLTKLVK
- a CDS encoding alcohol dehydrogenase catalytic domain-containing protein, which produces MNEIQKPVLSKNSIIIKVHSASLNPVDYRIRNGDAKFVLRYSMRLTLGHDFSGDIEAVDSKITQFRVGDSVYGRTPMTGAFQEYVVVGENDIAKASKNRSFVESEKLIISIQKIYPISEINTAMKEISSGRVKRKIVVDFTNKERNE